A genomic region of Ewingella sp. CoE-038-23 contains the following coding sequences:
- a CDS encoding GNAT family N-acetyltransferase yields the protein MQIRQIYQDDNIEIRVATELEAQLHFDAISDSVKEIGAWEGWCTEHYALKDSRKYLLECAEKQLRGVEYNFCIFDRHSGQIVGAVSVNRINTDYKFGNVGYWIRSGFTGKSLATIAAKAAAYFAFNELGLTRVEIVAMEENLRSRRVAEKLGAVSEGLHRNRLYYHGQPRNAWMYSLIPSDLTD from the coding sequence ATGCAAATTCGCCAGATCTATCAGGATGACAATATCGAGATCCGTGTCGCCACGGAACTGGAAGCTCAGCTTCATTTCGATGCGATCAGTGACTCTGTAAAAGAAATCGGCGCGTGGGAAGGTTGGTGCACCGAGCATTACGCACTGAAAGATAGCCGCAAATATTTGCTGGAATGTGCAGAAAAGCAGCTTCGCGGTGTGGAATATAACTTCTGCATTTTTGATCGCCACAGCGGGCAAATAGTCGGCGCGGTGAGCGTGAACCGTATCAATACTGATTACAAATTTGGCAATGTTGGCTACTGGATCCGCAGCGGCTTTACGGGTAAATCATTGGCCACTATCGCGGCGAAAGCGGCGGCCTATTTTGCATTTAATGAGCTGGGCCTCACCCGCGTGGAAATCGTCGCCATGGAGGAGAATCTGCGTAGCCGCCGCGTTGCCGAAAAGCTTGGCGCCGTCTCTGAAGGCCTGCACCGCAATCGCCTCTACTATCACGGCCAGCCACGCAACGCCTGGATGTATTCATTAATACCCAGTGACTTAACCGACTGA